The proteins below come from a single Rosa rugosa chromosome 2, drRosRugo1.1, whole genome shotgun sequence genomic window:
- the LOC133728468 gene encoding uncharacterized protein LOC133728468, which produces MARTKRKEREPSDDDEDYQEVESEDEEHDRTIHRKKNSKKSLKKSKKRRQEEIEEEEEEEEEPSLKQILKKSLKKSKKKRQEETEEEEKVEQSPNKGSSLVLFQKTEAAPKRKRNVKPGHVQYRCTLISFLNTIKDNKKNLSARTLDLLRQSPFGNIVDAFHGGYIEEKSAKKSDDFITLLLQAYDHETDLFFFGKKKFRISTRDISKILGMPEKGDLVPKTSEGAYQSDFVQQFFSNTARVNKKAVEKALQDALKDNPTTEDGIEKKDKNVARLILLDLSIKFLFPNAGGTISWDYVKACENLDKIGSYDWAREVGSFLKKSIKTLKKKKESSSPYGNTGGCVLIILYWFCQKTGKINPISGRENEDHGMRKWDIQKLIQNWTSFNSLKKLEKIFENLKEDREESESEEEENRSDEAKTVPEREEKGTDDQNCENKEDNLQVEVAEQETTSEKNKWEKELQKKEEEIRYITVEKDNLKTKLNEKEQELRKITEEMMNLEERNATLVTDNFCLASSVKELEIKLKELEQMLSQKTHTSTAAQQHSSPPPTSAEEKNESNGAASKAAENAENKDQSTVEEAQSHGICTVEECAAAAAAQSPPHCTVQEETQSTTPSQKDSLFQSPTVCMLTVEEMEKQADMFQIVKSPVAARGLPLCTLSPEKEEKTPEENKKGELTMRLTEQHSGETVSSMGLYSYVVRLKNRRRIQKKDNIYWWGDVKAKRKKKAKEIEQRLKEAEKKEKEEKEKEMKASLPDAERKRLEQMVAQQKLDDVPEDVREAIRQMDAAENAQINKEQEEKKLPPEVVDWEESKVYKFMDQDTKRRVQKYWQNAPSGVYFWDGRQYGAQVSRQDLKDMIMDEPIASNCIECYGILLTDQLLEKESQGLDVPTFMNPFCWNSAENLTVYYVHLYLCEPLFQNLARSNYILFPISHESGFHHTLLIFDKELKNWYHCDSKRPKKSSTGKSFKNVQKMVDMVELWMTAVKEQADDMLEQGCRMKFDEKNSSEEELKMMEVPLTETERESIKWIKNNYKTKMAVTELKDNPQQGEDSLDCGLFVMYTMEKISKKGKIPKKLTKDDILKFRAHVVKSFAESRHSWNSTHEES; this is translated from the exons atggcaagaacaaaaagaaaagaaagggaaccaagcgatgatgacgaagactaccaagaggtggaatcagaagatgaagaacacgatcgaacgatacacagaaaaaagaattcgaagaagagcttgaagaaatcaaaaaaaaggagacaggaagaaatagaagaagaagaagaagaagaagaagaaccatcacTGAAGCAGATTCTcaagaagagcttgaagaaatcaaaaaaaaaaagacaggaagaaacagaagaagaagaaaaagtagaacaatcaccaaacaagggttcctctttggtgctatttcaaaaaactgaagcagcaccaaagaggaagagaaatgtgaaaccaggacatgtgcagtacaggtgcacattaataagtttcttgaacacaattaaagataacaagaagaatctcagtgcaagaacattagatttgctcaggcagtcaccatttggaaatattgtcgatgcattccatggtggctacatagaggagaagtcagccaagaaatctgatgatttcattacactcctcctgcaggcctacgaccatgaaactgacctcttcttctttggaaagaagaaattcaggatctcgacaagagatatttcaaagatCCTAGGAATGCCAGAAAAAGGTGACTTGGTCCCAAAGACTTCTGAGGGTGCATATCAGTCCGACTTTGTCCAGCAGTTTTTTTCAAACACAGCGAGAGTTAACAAGAAAGCCGTGGAGAAAGCTCTGCAAGATGCGCTGAAAGACAATCCAACAACAGAGGATGGGATTGAGAAGAAGGACAAAAATgtggcaagattaatcttgctggacttgtccatcaagtttctgttcccaaacgcaggaggaacaatttcatgggactacgtcaaagcctgcgaaaatttggataaaatcggatcttatgactgggcaagggaagttggaagcttcttaaaaaagtctataaagactttgaaaaagaaaaaggagtcaaGCAGCCCATATGGTAACACGGGGGGCTGCGTTCTGATAATACTG tactggttctgtcaaaagactggaaaaatcaacccaatatctggaagggagaacgaagatcatgggatgagaaaatgggacatccagaagctgatacagaattggacaagttttaacagcttgaaaaaactagag aaaatctttgaaaacctgaaggaggatagagaggaatcagaatccgaggaagaggagaatagatcagatgaagcaaagacagttccggaaagagaggaaaaaggaactgatgatcagaattgtgaaaacaaagaagataacctacaagttgaggtggctgaacaggaaacaacttcagaaaaaaacaagtgggagaaagagcttcagaaaaaggaggaggagataagaTATATCACTGTGGAGAAAGATAATTTGAAGACAAAACTGAACGAAAAGGAACAGGAACTGAGGAAAATCACGGAGGAAATGATGAATCTGGAGGAACGAAATGCTACACTTGTGACCGACAATTTCTGCCTTGCATCATCGGTGAAGGAgttggagataaaattgaaagaattggagcaaatgttgagccaaaagactcacacctcaacagcagctcagcagcacagctccccaccacctacctctgcagaagaaaaaaatgaatcaaatggaGCTGCATCTAAGGCTGCTGAAAACGCAGAAAATAAAGATCAATCGACTGTTGAGGAAGCTCAGTCCCATGGCATCTGCACAGTCGAAGAatgtgcagcagcagcagcagctcaatctccacctcactgcacagtgcaagaagaaactcaatcgACAACTCCATCGCAAAAGGACTCACTGTTCCAGAGCCCCACAGTCTGCATGCTCACAgtcgaagaaatggaaaaacaagCTGACATGTTTCAGATAGTAAAAAGTCCTGTAGCTGCGCGTGGCCTTCCACTTTGTACGTTGAGCCCagagaaagaggagaagacACCAGAGGAGAACAAAAAAGGAGAGTTAACAATGCGCCTTACAGAGCAACATTCTGGTGAAACTGTATCATCAATGGGTCTCTACTCTTACGTTGTGAGATTAAAGAATAGGAGAAGAATACAGAAAAAGGACAACATTTACTGGTGGGGGGATGTGAAAGCAAAAcgaaagaagaaagcaaaggagattgaacagagattgaaagaggctgaaaagaaagaaaaagaagaaaaagaaaaggagatgaAGGCCTCACTGCCAGATGCTGAACGTAAAAGGCTAGAACAGATGGTAGCACAACAGAAGTTGGACGATGTACCAGAGGATGTTCGGGAAGCAATAAGACAGATGGACGCTGCAGAAAATGCACAAATCAATAAAGAGCAAGAAGAGAAGAAGCTACCTCCTGAGGTCGTAGACTGGGAGGAGAGCAAAGTATACAAATTTATGGACCAAGACACCAAGAGGAGAGTCCAGAAATACTggcaaaatgcaccatcagg AGTATACTTCTGGGATGGAAGACAGTATGGAGCACAAGTTTCAAGACAGGATTTAAAAGACATGATCATGGACGAACCGATAGCAAGCAATTGCATCGAATGTTATGGAATTCTCTTGACTGATCAGCTGTTGGAGAAAGAATCACAAGGATTGGATGTCCCAACTTTTATGAATCCCTTTTGCTGG aattctgcagaaaatttgacGGTGTATTATGTACATCTGTACCTATGCGAACCACTGTTCCAGAATCTGGCAAGATCCAACTATATATTGTTCCCAATCTCACATGAATCAGGATTTCATCATACACTGCTCATTTTTGACAAGGAATTAAAGAACTGGTACCACTGTGATTCAAAAAGACCGAAAAAATCATCAACtggaaaatcctttaaaaatgtACAAAAAATG GTTGACATGGTAGAACTTTGGATGACAGCAGTAAAAGAACAAGCCGATGACATGCTGGAACAGGGATGCagaatgaaatttgatgaaaagaacagttcagaagaagaactgaaaatgATGGAAGTTCCATTGACTGAAACCGAGAGAGAAAGCATAAAGTGGATCAAGAATAACTATAAAACAAAAATGGCAGTGACAGAACTCAAAGACAACCCTCAGCAAGGAGAAGATTC ATTGGATTGCGGACTTTTTGTAATGTACACAATGGAGAAAATTTCGAAAAAAGGGAAAATTCCAAAGAAGCTCACAAAGGATGATATTTTGAAGTTTAGAGCTCATGTTGTAAAGTCATTTGCAGAAAGTAGGCACAGCTGGAACTCAACACATGAAGAATCGTAG
- the LOC133730414 gene encoding uncharacterized protein LOC133730414: MRLLCWNVRGMGGARTFRDLKDFIFVHKPELVFLIETKMTKDQMGKLKTRLGMDGVLCVGRDEEYGGARGGLCFLWRSSIAVSYISSSFYFLNVMVTWEDGKKSRVTGFYGHPETAQRESSWDLLRLLKGEPNTPWLCCGDFNEILDFTEKTGFVIRSQRQIDAFRRAIEDCGLYEFAFTGFEFTWDNRREGEANVKERLDRGFGNLPLIQQWGGLSCHHLVALTSDHNPILIEEDPPFNSREVRRRGRRFLFEEVWLTHEDCGIIVEGTWTRVANATVSQKLGFIARDLKSWGKEKFGNVRRQVSTLREELDELQRLYPTADVLLKRNEIGGQLDRVLETEEILWRQRSRVTWLKCGDRNTRFFHQFAKHRGKVNRINGILGEDNRWRSNVEEIGNVFVSYFRNLFTTGGGVMNEQIFETVHSRVPAELMDQLNQPFTSGEIEAALKSMNPTKSPGPDGLPAVFYQKFWGIVGQDVLDVCLNFLNGNGTVAEINNSLITLIPKVQEPKKVTEYRPISLCNVLYKLISKTLANRLKCVLPEVISETQSAFVSQRLIHDNTTAAFEIIHCLKRRGKKSRQKVAVKLDMAKAYDRVEWDFLRRMMEVMGFPGRFISLIMDCVQTVSYSVLLHGAPFGRIKPSRGLRQGDPISPYLFLLVAEGFSSLIRWAEQQKMVHGVAIARGAPSVSHLFFADDSLLFCDATVWDCVNLKKIFCMYEEASGQKINREKSAMAFSPKTMRCMQVACSNALDMPIVPCHERYLGLPTMTGRGKKTLFRSLADRVWKKVTGWEGKLLSKAGKEVLIKSVAQAIPNYTMSIFQLPIGICEEINRCLARYWWGKSGGKGIHWRRWEGLCTSKDEGGLGFRDLVHFNQALLDLNGFRVTYSDGAPLALVVADLFNDAGLWNIQLLDQLVGAQEKEAILKIPLARTTKPDLCIWNYCKNGRYTVKSGHWLARKEAREGPVNNVNNAPGKFWKHLWKLKVPPKMKHFLWRCAMGFIPTMEALHWKRITQTAICFRCHQEIETPVHATWRCGECVAVFERAAFFSKLSTGQFPSFIEFFYYAMETLEEEELQLLVFLLWWNWYERNSLYHNGTSLSSEMVFEKGVQQVSEWRATVIRRNVIEEGFVFGRLNGCDGLRVHGETLHGSTVNGWQPPERGKLKLNCDGAASPNAGHYGVGFIVRNAT, translated from the exons ATGAGGCTGTTATGTTGGAACGTCCGAGGAATGGGGGGAGCTCGGACGTTCAGGGATCTGAAGGACTTCATCTTTGTTCATAAGCCGGAGTTAGTTTTCCTAATTGAGACGAAGATGACCAAGGATCAGATGGGAAAGCTAAAAACGAGACTTGGTATGGATGGAGTCCTTTGTGTGGGGAGAGATGAGGAATATGGGGGTGCTAGAGGTGGTCTTTGTTTTTTATGGAGGAGTAGTATTGCTGTTTCGTATATTTCTTCGAGTTTTTATTTCTTGAATGTGATGGTGACCTGGGAGGATGGCAAGAAGAGTAGAGTGACCGGTTTTTATGGGCACCCAGAGACAGCTCAGCGGGAGTCTTCTTGGGATCTTTTGAGATTGTTGAAAGGGGAGCCAAATACTCCTTGGTTGTGTTGTGGAGATTTTAATGAGATTCTTGACTTCACGGAGAAAACGGGGTTTGTTATTAGGTCTCAAAGACAGATTGATGCCTTTCGGCGGGCAATTGAGGACTGTGGTTTATATGAGTTTGCCTTCACAGGGTTTGAATTCACTTGGGATAACAGGCGTGAAGGGGAGGCAAATGTTAAAGAGAGATTGGATCGTGGTTTCGGTAATTTGCCTCTGATACAACAATGGGGTGGTTTATCATGTCATCATCTTGTGGCTTTGACATCTGATCATAATCCCATATTAATTGAAGAAGATCCTCCCTTTAATTCCAGAGAAGTGAGGAGGAGAGGAAGGCGTTTTCTTTTTGAAGAAGTGTGGCTTACTCATGAGGATTGTGGAATAATTGTAGAAGGCACGTGGACTAGGGTGGCAAATGCTACAGTTTCCCAAAAGCTGGGGTTCATCGCCAGAGATTTAAAGAGTTGGGGAAAAGAAAAATTTGGTAATGTGAGAAGGCAAGTGAGTACCCTTAGGGAGGAATTGGATGAATTGCAGCGCCTATACCCAACGGCAGATGTGTTATTAAAAAGGAATGAAATTGGAGGGCAGCTTGATAGAGTTCTAGAGACTGAGGAAATTTTATGGAGACAGAGATCCAGAGTGACGTGGTTGAAGTGTGGTGATCGAAACACTCGTTTCTTTCATCAATTTGCCAAACACCGGGGGAAGGTTAATCGGATCAATGGAATTTTGGGTGAGGATAATAGGTGGAGATCTAATGTAGAAGAGATTGGTAATGTCTTTGTGTCCTACTTCAGAAATCTATTTACAACTGGGGGAGGGGTAATGAATGAGCAGATTTTTGAAACAGTGCATAGTCGGGTTCCTGCTGAGTTGATGGATCAACTTAATCAACCTTTTACCAGTGGGGAAATTGAAGCGGCCTTAAAGAGCATGAATCCGACAAAGTCTCCAGGTCCTGATGGCTTGCCAGCGGTTTTTTATCAGAAATTCTGGGGTATTGTTGGTCAGGACGTGTTGGATGTGTGTTTGAATTTTCTGAATGGGAATGGGACGGTGGCAGAAATAAATAACTCCCTTATTACTCTTATTCCTAAAGTTCAAGAACCAAAGAAGGTAACGGAGTATCGGCCAATTAGTCTCTGCAATGTCCTGTACAAGTTGATTTCGAAGACTCTTGCAAATAGATTAAAGTGTGTCTTGCCGGAGGTTATTTCGGAGACACAGAGTGCTTTTGTGTCGCAAAGGCTAATTCATGATAATACTACTGCAGCTTTTGAGATTATTCATTGTTTGAAGAGGAGGGGTAAAAAAAGTAGGCAGAAAGTTGCGGTCAAGCTTGATATGGCGAAGGCATACGATAGGGTGGAGTGGGATTTTTTGAGAAGAATGATGGAGGTGATGGGTTTCCCAGGTCGTTTCATTTCGCTTATCATGGATTGTGTTCAGACTGTTTCTTACTCTGTACTTCTACATGGGGCACCTTTTGGGAGGATAAAACCTTCTCGTGGATTAAGACAAGGGGATCCCATTTCCCCTTATTTGTTTTTATTGGTTGCAGAAGGATTTTCTTCTTTGATTAGATGGGCAGAGCAGCAGAAGATGGTTCATGGAGTTGCTATAGCCAGGGGGGCACCATCTGTGTCACACCTattttttgcagatgatagtcTCTTGTTTTGTGACGCTACGGTGTGGGATTGTGTGAACCTAAAGAAGATTTTCTGTATGTATGAAGAGGCCTCGGGGCAGAAGATTAATCGAGAAAAATCGGCGATGGCTTTCAGTCCTAAAACGATGAGATGTATGCAGGTTGCTTGCAGCAATGCCTTAGATATGCCCATTGTTCCTTGTCATGAGCGTTACTTGGGTTTACCTACTATGACAGGAAGAGGTAAGAAGACTTTGTTCCGTTCCTTAGCTGATCGGGTATGGAAAAAGGTTACTGGATGGGAAGGAAAGCTACTATCGAAAGCAGGGAAGGAGGTTCTAATAAAGTCTGTTGCCCAAGCAATTCCTAACTACACTATGAGCATTTTTCAATTGCCAATTGGGATCTGTGAGGAAATTAATAGATGTCTTGCTCGTTATTGGTGGGGGAAGTCGGGGGGCAAAGGAATACATTGGCGAAGGTGGGAGGGATTGTGCACTAGTAAGGATGAAGGTGGGCTGGGGTTTCGTGATCTTGTTCATTTTAACCAGGCTTTGCTTG ATTTAAATGGATTTCGAGTTACGTATAGCGATGGTGCTCCTCTTGCTCTTGTAGTGGCTGATTTGTTCAACGACGCCGGGCTCTGGAATATTCAATTATTGGATCAGTTGGTTGGAGCCCAAGAGAAGGAAGCTATCTTGAAGATTCCTTTGGCGAGGACAACTAAACCAGACTTATGCATCTGGAACTACTGCAAGAATGGGAGGTATACTGTAAAGAGTGGCCATTGGTTGGCTAGGAAGGAGGCTCGGGAAGGGCCGGTGAACAATGTTAACAATGCTCCAGGGAAGTTTTGGAAGCATCTTTGGAAGCTTAAAGTGCCTCCAAAGATGAAACATTTTCTGTGGAGATGTGCAATGGGATTTATACCGACTATGGAAGCGTTGCATTGGAAGAGAATTACTCAGACGGCGATTTGTTTCCGGTGTCACCAAGAGATAGAAACGCCTGTACACGCAACATGGAGGTGTGGAGAATGTGTTGCGGTGTTCGAAAGGGCGGCTTTCTTCTCCAAACTGTCAACCGGTCAGTTTCCTTCTTTTATTGAGTTTTTTTATTATGCCATGGAAACCTTGGAGGAAGAGGAGTTACAATTGCTTGTCTTCCTTCTGTGGTGGAATTGGTATGAAAGAAATTCCCTATATCACAATGGAACTTCGTTGTCTTCTGAGATGGTATTTGAAAAAGGGGTGCAGCAGGTGTCTGAGTGGCGTGCTACTGTCATAAGGAGGAATGTAATTGAGGAGGGGTTTGTATTTGGTAGGTTGAATGGTTGTGATGGGTTGAGGGTGCATGGGGAGACCTTGCATGGGAGCACTGTAAATGGTTGGCAACCTCCAGAGcgaggaaaactgaaattgaattgtGATGGGGCAGCATCACCCAATGCGGGCCATTATGGGGTGGGTTTTATTGTAAGAAATGCAACTTGA
- the LOC133730415 gene encoding toll/interleukin-1 receptor-like protein: MALSTHRASSSRAWAEPPPHWDFDVFLSFRGEDTRTGFVSHLFRELQYRQVFKTFKDDRELEIGASISPELLRAIEQSHLAIVVLSPNYASSTWCLDELSKIIESMETGFKRILPVFFNVDPSKEQKQSKAYVYVYLV; the protein is encoded by the exons ATGGCTTTGAGCACCCACAGAGCCTCCTCATCTCGTGCTTGGGCTGAACCACCTCCCCATTGGGATTTCGATGTTTTCTTGAGTTTCAGGGGTGAAGACACCCGCACGGGTTTCGTCTCCCATTTATTCCGTGAACTGCAGTACCGGCAAGTATTCAAGACTTTCAAGGACGACCGAGAGCTTGAAATCGGAGCTAGTATCTCTCCAGAGCTCTTGAGGGCAATCGAACAATCACATCTCGCCATCGTTGTTCTCTCACCCAACTATGCTTCTTCCACTtggtgcttggatgaacttTCCAAAATTATCGAGTCCATGGAAACCGGATTTAAGAGAATTCTGCCGGTTTTCTTTAATGTGGATCCATCCAA GGAACAGAAGCAATCAAAGGCATACGTTTATGTTTACCTTGTTTAG
- the LOC133728196 gene encoding CAX-interacting protein 4-like: MPATAGRVRMPPNNRVHSSVALQTHGIWQSTIGYDPYAPQPNLSNSKPDAENAYASYQGLLQLARITGPNSDEVRGACKRCGRVGHLTYQCRNFLSVKDKEELEAIQADVASELGKLKGKLGKAKGKDVVKTDSEEEDEDIESSDSDYDSDMERLIAQRYGKKSFRKEKLKKKNKDSDVDGSDTDSGERKKRGRSKKRRSRKRKHDDSDDSERDRKKRRKEKRRKRDESSDEDDQ, encoded by the coding sequence ATGCCGGCCACCGCAGGAAGGGTTCGCATGCCCCCAAACAATCGGGTACACAGTAGTGTTGCCCTTCAAACTCATGGTATATGGCAGAGTACAATTGGGTACGATCCCTATGCACCTCAGCCGAATTTGTCAAACTCAAAACCAGATGCTGAGAATGCATATGCTAGCTATCAAGGCCTTCTCCAACTCGCTCGTATAACTGGGCCGAATTCTGACGAGGTTCGTGGGGCGTGCAAGAGGTGCGGCCGGGTTGGGCACCTCACCTATCAATGTAGGAATTTTCTGAGTGTTAAGGACAAGGAGGAGCTTGAAGCTATCCAGGCTGATGTTGCTTCTGAGTTGGGCAAGTTGAAGGGGAAGCTGGGTAAAGCGAAGGGAAAAGACGTTGTTAAGACTGATAGtgaggaggaggatgaagaCATTGAGAGTTCAGATTCGGACTATGATTCTGATATGGAGAGGCTCATTGCTCAAAGATATGGGAAAAAGAGTTTTCGAAAGGAGAAgctgaaaaagaagaacaaggaCTCGGATGTTGATGGTTCAGATACAGATTCtggggagaggaagaagagaggaaggtCGAAGAAGAGGAGAAGCAGAAAGAGGAAACATGATGATTCAGATGATTCTGAAAGGGataggaagaaaagaagaaaggagaaACGGAGAAAGAGAGATGAGTCCTCGGATGAGGATGATCAATAA